A single Bufo bufo chromosome 6, aBufBuf1.1, whole genome shotgun sequence DNA region contains:
- the UCKL1 gene encoding uridine-cytidine kinase-like 1 isoform X5 has product MIIEALDVPWVVLLSMDSFYKVLTVEQQAQAACNEYNFDHPDSFDFELMISTLKKLKQGKSVKIPTYDFTTHSRTKDWKTLYGANVVIFEGIMAFAHAELLKLLDMKIFVDTDSDIRLVRRLRRDISERGRDIEGVLKQYHAFVKPAFDQYIQPTMRLVDIVVPRGSGNTVAIDLIVQHVHSQLEERKLRWDMAALASAHQSQPLPRTLCVLKETPQVSVMHTIIRNKETSRDEFIFYSRRLMRLLIEHALSFLPFRSCTVQTPQGHDYYGRTYDGKRITGVSILRAGETMEPALRAVCKDVRIGTILIQTNPSTGEPELHYLRLPKDISEDHVILMDCTVSTGAAAMMAVRVLLDHEVPEDKIFLLSLLMAELGVHSVAYAFPNVRILTTAVDKKVNNMFRIIPGIGNFGDRYFGTDAPADWSDEDDPV; this is encoded by the exons ATGATCATTGAAGCTCTGGATGTTCCTTGGGTGGTCCTCTTGTCTATGGACTCTTTCTACAAG GTGCTGACGGTAGAACAGCAAGCTCAGGCTGCCTGCAACGAATATAACTTTGACCACCCAGATTCATTTGACTTTGAACTGATGATCAGTACATTGAAGAAGCTGAAACAGGGAAAGAGCGTGAAAATCCCCACGTATGACTTTACCACTCACAGCCGAACCAAAGATTGG aaaACCCTTTATGGAGCCAACGTGGTCATATTTGAAGGGATCATGGCGTTTGCACATGCAGAGCTTCTGAAG CTGCTAGACATGAAGATTTTTGTAGACACTGATTCCGATATTCGCCTTGTACGGAGACTACGGAGGGACATATCAGAACGAGGCAGAGATATTGAGGGAGTCCTCAAGCAGTACCATGCCTTTGTGAAACCTGCTTTTGACCAGTACATACAGCCCACTATGCGCCTCGTGGATATTGTGGTGCCAAGAG GTAGTGGTAATACAGTGGCCATTGATTTGATTGTGCAGCACGTACATAGTcagctggaggag AGGAAGCTCCGCTGGGACAT GGCGGCCTTGGCCTCTGCCCATCAGTCACAGCCACTGCCAAGGACACTTTGCGTCTTAAAGGAAACACCTCAAGTAAGCGTCATGCACACAATTATAAG GAACAAGGAGACAAGTCGGGATGAATTCATTTTCTATTCTCGCCGCCTCATGAGACTTCTGATAGAACATGCACTTTCCTTTCTTCCATTCAGG AGCTGCACTGTGCAAACCCCACAAGGACATGACTACTATGGACGGACGTATGATGGCAAACGG ATAACTGGAGTTTCTATATTGAGAGCTGGAGAGACAATGGAACCTGCACTGAGAGCTGTATGTAAGGACGTAAGGATTGGAACCATTCTCATCCAGACTAATCCTAGCACTGGGGAGCCAGAG CTGCATTATCTCAGACTCCCAAAGGATATTAGTGAGGACCACGTTATTCTGATGGATTGTACAGTGTCCACTGGGGCTGCAGCCATGATGGCAGTTCGTGTACTACTG GACCACGAGGTTCCAGAGGACAAGATCTTCCTGCTGTCTCTGCTTATGGCGGAACTGGGAGTGCACTCTGTGGCTTATGCTTTCCCCAATGTACGTATCCTAACCACAGCGGTGGACAAGAAAGTCaacaacatgtttcggatcatcCCTGGGATTG GTAATTTTGGGGATCGGTATTTTGGGACAGACGCCCCAGCAGACTGGAGTGATGAGGACGATCCTGTCTGA
- the UCKL1 gene encoding uridine-cytidine kinase-like 1 isoform X1: MNLPLCPGLGVTGSWNLGAHTSNVDSGHNLLPPVSPGRSSRRRTTSQCKSKPPLLRTSKRTIYTAGRPPWYNEHGTQSKEAFVIGLGGGSASGKTTVARMIIEALDVPWVVLLSMDSFYKVLTVEQQAQAACNEYNFDHPDSFDFELMISTLKKLKQGKSVKIPTYDFTTHSRTKDWKTLYGANVVIFEGIMAFAHAELLKLLDMKIFVDTDSDIRLVRRLRRDISERGRDIEGVLKQYHAFVKPAFDQYIQPTMRLVDIVVPRGSGNTVAIDLIVQHVHSQLEERKLRWDMAALASAHQSQPLPRTLCVLKETPQVSVMHTIIRNKETSRDEFIFYSRRLMRLLIEHALSFLPFRSCTVQTPQGHDYYGRTYDGKRITGVSILRAGETMEPALRAVCKDVRIGTILIQTNPSTGEPELHYLRLPKDISEDHVILMDCTVSTGAAAMMAVRVLLDHEVPEDKIFLLSLLMAELGVHSVAYAFPNVRILTTAVDKKVNNMFRIIPGIGNFGDRYFGTDAPADWSDEDDPV, from the exons CAACGTAGACTCAGGCCATAACTTACTACCGCCGGTCAGCCCTGGACGATCCAGCCGAAGGAGGACGACCAGCCAGTGTAAGTCCAAGCCCCCTCTCCTTCGAACCAGCAAGAGGACCATCTACACAGCAGGACGACCACCGTGGTACAACGAGCATGGGACACAATCGAAGGAGGCTTTTGTGATTG GTCTGGGTGGTGGTAGTGCGTCGGGTAAAACCACAGTTGCCCGGATGATCATTGAAGCTCTGGATGTTCCTTGGGTGGTCCTCTTGTCTATGGACTCTTTCTACAAG GTGCTGACGGTAGAACAGCAAGCTCAGGCTGCCTGCAACGAATATAACTTTGACCACCCAGATTCATTTGACTTTGAACTGATGATCAGTACATTGAAGAAGCTGAAACAGGGAAAGAGCGTGAAAATCCCCACGTATGACTTTACCACTCACAGCCGAACCAAAGATTGG aaaACCCTTTATGGAGCCAACGTGGTCATATTTGAAGGGATCATGGCGTTTGCACATGCAGAGCTTCTGAAG CTGCTAGACATGAAGATTTTTGTAGACACTGATTCCGATATTCGCCTTGTACGGAGACTACGGAGGGACATATCAGAACGAGGCAGAGATATTGAGGGAGTCCTCAAGCAGTACCATGCCTTTGTGAAACCTGCTTTTGACCAGTACATACAGCCCACTATGCGCCTCGTGGATATTGTGGTGCCAAGAG GTAGTGGTAATACAGTGGCCATTGATTTGATTGTGCAGCACGTACATAGTcagctggaggag AGGAAGCTCCGCTGGGACAT GGCGGCCTTGGCCTCTGCCCATCAGTCACAGCCACTGCCAAGGACACTTTGCGTCTTAAAGGAAACACCTCAAGTAAGCGTCATGCACACAATTATAAG GAACAAGGAGACAAGTCGGGATGAATTCATTTTCTATTCTCGCCGCCTCATGAGACTTCTGATAGAACATGCACTTTCCTTTCTTCCATTCAGG AGCTGCACTGTGCAAACCCCACAAGGACATGACTACTATGGACGGACGTATGATGGCAAACGG ATAACTGGAGTTTCTATATTGAGAGCTGGAGAGACAATGGAACCTGCACTGAGAGCTGTATGTAAGGACGTAAGGATTGGAACCATTCTCATCCAGACTAATCCTAGCACTGGGGAGCCAGAG CTGCATTATCTCAGACTCCCAAAGGATATTAGTGAGGACCACGTTATTCTGATGGATTGTACAGTGTCCACTGGGGCTGCAGCCATGATGGCAGTTCGTGTACTACTG GACCACGAGGTTCCAGAGGACAAGATCTTCCTGCTGTCTCTGCTTATGGCGGAACTGGGAGTGCACTCTGTGGCTTATGCTTTCCCCAATGTACGTATCCTAACCACAGCGGTGGACAAGAAAGTCaacaacatgtttcggatcatcCCTGGGATTG GTAATTTTGGGGATCGGTATTTTGGGACAGACGCCCCAGCAGACTGGAGTGATGAGGACGATCCTGTCTGA
- the UCKL1 gene encoding uridine-cytidine kinase-like 1 isoform X3, translated as MAEPERARSGKEDGGNESVDSGHNLLPPVSPGRSSRRRTTSQCKSKPPLLRTSKRTIYTAGRPPWYNEHGTQSKEAFVIGLGGGSASGKTTVARMIIEALDVPWVVLLSMDSFYKVLTVEQQAQAACNEYNFDHPDSFDFELMISTLKKLKQGKSVKIPTYDFTTHSRTKDWKTLYGANVVIFEGIMAFAHAELLKLLDMKIFVDTDSDIRLVRRLRRDISERGRDIEGVLKQYHAFVKPAFDQYIQPTMRLVDIVVPRGSGNTVAIDLIVQHVHSQLEERKLRWDMAALASAHQSQPLPRTLCVLKETPQVSVMHTIIRNKETSRDEFIFYSRRLMRLLIEHALSFLPFRSCTVQTPQGHDYYGRTYDGKRITGVSILRAGETMEPALRAVCKDVRIGTILIQTNPSTGEPELHYLRLPKDISEDHVILMDCTVSTGAAAMMAVRVLLDHEVPEDKIFLLSLLMAELGVHSVAYAFPNVRILTTAVDKKVNNMFRIIPGIGNFGDRYFGTDAPADWSDEDDPV; from the exons CGTAGACTCAGGCCATAACTTACTACCGCCGGTCAGCCCTGGACGATCCAGCCGAAGGAGGACGACCAGCCAGTGTAAGTCCAAGCCCCCTCTCCTTCGAACCAGCAAGAGGACCATCTACACAGCAGGACGACCACCGTGGTACAACGAGCATGGGACACAATCGAAGGAGGCTTTTGTGATTG GTCTGGGTGGTGGTAGTGCGTCGGGTAAAACCACAGTTGCCCGGATGATCATTGAAGCTCTGGATGTTCCTTGGGTGGTCCTCTTGTCTATGGACTCTTTCTACAAG GTGCTGACGGTAGAACAGCAAGCTCAGGCTGCCTGCAACGAATATAACTTTGACCACCCAGATTCATTTGACTTTGAACTGATGATCAGTACATTGAAGAAGCTGAAACAGGGAAAGAGCGTGAAAATCCCCACGTATGACTTTACCACTCACAGCCGAACCAAAGATTGG aaaACCCTTTATGGAGCCAACGTGGTCATATTTGAAGGGATCATGGCGTTTGCACATGCAGAGCTTCTGAAG CTGCTAGACATGAAGATTTTTGTAGACACTGATTCCGATATTCGCCTTGTACGGAGACTACGGAGGGACATATCAGAACGAGGCAGAGATATTGAGGGAGTCCTCAAGCAGTACCATGCCTTTGTGAAACCTGCTTTTGACCAGTACATACAGCCCACTATGCGCCTCGTGGATATTGTGGTGCCAAGAG GTAGTGGTAATACAGTGGCCATTGATTTGATTGTGCAGCACGTACATAGTcagctggaggag AGGAAGCTCCGCTGGGACAT GGCGGCCTTGGCCTCTGCCCATCAGTCACAGCCACTGCCAAGGACACTTTGCGTCTTAAAGGAAACACCTCAAGTAAGCGTCATGCACACAATTATAAG GAACAAGGAGACAAGTCGGGATGAATTCATTTTCTATTCTCGCCGCCTCATGAGACTTCTGATAGAACATGCACTTTCCTTTCTTCCATTCAGG AGCTGCACTGTGCAAACCCCACAAGGACATGACTACTATGGACGGACGTATGATGGCAAACGG ATAACTGGAGTTTCTATATTGAGAGCTGGAGAGACAATGGAACCTGCACTGAGAGCTGTATGTAAGGACGTAAGGATTGGAACCATTCTCATCCAGACTAATCCTAGCACTGGGGAGCCAGAG CTGCATTATCTCAGACTCCCAAAGGATATTAGTGAGGACCACGTTATTCTGATGGATTGTACAGTGTCCACTGGGGCTGCAGCCATGATGGCAGTTCGTGTACTACTG GACCACGAGGTTCCAGAGGACAAGATCTTCCTGCTGTCTCTGCTTATGGCGGAACTGGGAGTGCACTCTGTGGCTTATGCTTTCCCCAATGTACGTATCCTAACCACAGCGGTGGACAAGAAAGTCaacaacatgtttcggatcatcCCTGGGATTG GTAATTTTGGGGATCGGTATTTTGGGACAGACGCCCCAGCAGACTGGAGTGATGAGGACGATCCTGTCTGA
- the UCKL1 gene encoding uridine-cytidine kinase-like 1 isoform X2 gives MAEPERARSGKEDGGNESNVDSGHNLLPPVSPGRSSRRRTTSQCKSKPPLLRTSKRTIYTAGRPPWYNEHGTQSKEAFVIGLGGGSASGKTTVARMIIEALDVPWVVLLSMDSFYKVLTVEQQAQAACNEYNFDHPDSFDFELMISTLKKLKQGKSVKIPTYDFTTHSRTKDWKTLYGANVVIFEGIMAFAHAELLKLLDMKIFVDTDSDIRLVRRLRRDISERGRDIEGVLKQYHAFVKPAFDQYIQPTMRLVDIVVPRGSGNTVAIDLIVQHVHSQLEERKLRWDMAALASAHQSQPLPRTLCVLKETPQVSVMHTIIRNKETSRDEFIFYSRRLMRLLIEHALSFLPFRSCTVQTPQGHDYYGRTYDGKRITGVSILRAGETMEPALRAVCKDVRIGTILIQTNPSTGEPELHYLRLPKDISEDHVILMDCTVSTGAAAMMAVRVLLDHEVPEDKIFLLSLLMAELGVHSVAYAFPNVRILTTAVDKKVNNMFRIIPGIGNFGDRYFGTDAPADWSDEDDPV, from the exons CAACGTAGACTCAGGCCATAACTTACTACCGCCGGTCAGCCCTGGACGATCCAGCCGAAGGAGGACGACCAGCCAGTGTAAGTCCAAGCCCCCTCTCCTTCGAACCAGCAAGAGGACCATCTACACAGCAGGACGACCACCGTGGTACAACGAGCATGGGACACAATCGAAGGAGGCTTTTGTGATTG GTCTGGGTGGTGGTAGTGCGTCGGGTAAAACCACAGTTGCCCGGATGATCATTGAAGCTCTGGATGTTCCTTGGGTGGTCCTCTTGTCTATGGACTCTTTCTACAAG GTGCTGACGGTAGAACAGCAAGCTCAGGCTGCCTGCAACGAATATAACTTTGACCACCCAGATTCATTTGACTTTGAACTGATGATCAGTACATTGAAGAAGCTGAAACAGGGAAAGAGCGTGAAAATCCCCACGTATGACTTTACCACTCACAGCCGAACCAAAGATTGG aaaACCCTTTATGGAGCCAACGTGGTCATATTTGAAGGGATCATGGCGTTTGCACATGCAGAGCTTCTGAAG CTGCTAGACATGAAGATTTTTGTAGACACTGATTCCGATATTCGCCTTGTACGGAGACTACGGAGGGACATATCAGAACGAGGCAGAGATATTGAGGGAGTCCTCAAGCAGTACCATGCCTTTGTGAAACCTGCTTTTGACCAGTACATACAGCCCACTATGCGCCTCGTGGATATTGTGGTGCCAAGAG GTAGTGGTAATACAGTGGCCATTGATTTGATTGTGCAGCACGTACATAGTcagctggaggag AGGAAGCTCCGCTGGGACAT GGCGGCCTTGGCCTCTGCCCATCAGTCACAGCCACTGCCAAGGACACTTTGCGTCTTAAAGGAAACACCTCAAGTAAGCGTCATGCACACAATTATAAG GAACAAGGAGACAAGTCGGGATGAATTCATTTTCTATTCTCGCCGCCTCATGAGACTTCTGATAGAACATGCACTTTCCTTTCTTCCATTCAGG AGCTGCACTGTGCAAACCCCACAAGGACATGACTACTATGGACGGACGTATGATGGCAAACGG ATAACTGGAGTTTCTATATTGAGAGCTGGAGAGACAATGGAACCTGCACTGAGAGCTGTATGTAAGGACGTAAGGATTGGAACCATTCTCATCCAGACTAATCCTAGCACTGGGGAGCCAGAG CTGCATTATCTCAGACTCCCAAAGGATATTAGTGAGGACCACGTTATTCTGATGGATTGTACAGTGTCCACTGGGGCTGCAGCCATGATGGCAGTTCGTGTACTACTG GACCACGAGGTTCCAGAGGACAAGATCTTCCTGCTGTCTCTGCTTATGGCGGAACTGGGAGTGCACTCTGTGGCTTATGCTTTCCCCAATGTACGTATCCTAACCACAGCGGTGGACAAGAAAGTCaacaacatgtttcggatcatcCCTGGGATTG GTAATTTTGGGGATCGGTATTTTGGGACAGACGCCCCAGCAGACTGGAGTGATGAGGACGATCCTGTCTGA
- the UCKL1 gene encoding uridine-cytidine kinase-like 1 isoform X4 — MCNVDSGHNLLPPVSPGRSSRRRTTSQCKSKPPLLRTSKRTIYTAGRPPWYNEHGTQSKEAFVIGLGGGSASGKTTVARMIIEALDVPWVVLLSMDSFYKVLTVEQQAQAACNEYNFDHPDSFDFELMISTLKKLKQGKSVKIPTYDFTTHSRTKDWKTLYGANVVIFEGIMAFAHAELLKLLDMKIFVDTDSDIRLVRRLRRDISERGRDIEGVLKQYHAFVKPAFDQYIQPTMRLVDIVVPRGSGNTVAIDLIVQHVHSQLEERKLRWDMAALASAHQSQPLPRTLCVLKETPQVSVMHTIIRNKETSRDEFIFYSRRLMRLLIEHALSFLPFRSCTVQTPQGHDYYGRTYDGKRITGVSILRAGETMEPALRAVCKDVRIGTILIQTNPSTGEPELHYLRLPKDISEDHVILMDCTVSTGAAAMMAVRVLLDHEVPEDKIFLLSLLMAELGVHSVAYAFPNVRILTTAVDKKVNNMFRIIPGIGNFGDRYFGTDAPADWSDEDDPV, encoded by the exons ATGTG CAACGTAGACTCAGGCCATAACTTACTACCGCCGGTCAGCCCTGGACGATCCAGCCGAAGGAGGACGACCAGCCAGTGTAAGTCCAAGCCCCCTCTCCTTCGAACCAGCAAGAGGACCATCTACACAGCAGGACGACCACCGTGGTACAACGAGCATGGGACACAATCGAAGGAGGCTTTTGTGATTG GTCTGGGTGGTGGTAGTGCGTCGGGTAAAACCACAGTTGCCCGGATGATCATTGAAGCTCTGGATGTTCCTTGGGTGGTCCTCTTGTCTATGGACTCTTTCTACAAG GTGCTGACGGTAGAACAGCAAGCTCAGGCTGCCTGCAACGAATATAACTTTGACCACCCAGATTCATTTGACTTTGAACTGATGATCAGTACATTGAAGAAGCTGAAACAGGGAAAGAGCGTGAAAATCCCCACGTATGACTTTACCACTCACAGCCGAACCAAAGATTGG aaaACCCTTTATGGAGCCAACGTGGTCATATTTGAAGGGATCATGGCGTTTGCACATGCAGAGCTTCTGAAG CTGCTAGACATGAAGATTTTTGTAGACACTGATTCCGATATTCGCCTTGTACGGAGACTACGGAGGGACATATCAGAACGAGGCAGAGATATTGAGGGAGTCCTCAAGCAGTACCATGCCTTTGTGAAACCTGCTTTTGACCAGTACATACAGCCCACTATGCGCCTCGTGGATATTGTGGTGCCAAGAG GTAGTGGTAATACAGTGGCCATTGATTTGATTGTGCAGCACGTACATAGTcagctggaggag AGGAAGCTCCGCTGGGACAT GGCGGCCTTGGCCTCTGCCCATCAGTCACAGCCACTGCCAAGGACACTTTGCGTCTTAAAGGAAACACCTCAAGTAAGCGTCATGCACACAATTATAAG GAACAAGGAGACAAGTCGGGATGAATTCATTTTCTATTCTCGCCGCCTCATGAGACTTCTGATAGAACATGCACTTTCCTTTCTTCCATTCAGG AGCTGCACTGTGCAAACCCCACAAGGACATGACTACTATGGACGGACGTATGATGGCAAACGG ATAACTGGAGTTTCTATATTGAGAGCTGGAGAGACAATGGAACCTGCACTGAGAGCTGTATGTAAGGACGTAAGGATTGGAACCATTCTCATCCAGACTAATCCTAGCACTGGGGAGCCAGAG CTGCATTATCTCAGACTCCCAAAGGATATTAGTGAGGACCACGTTATTCTGATGGATTGTACAGTGTCCACTGGGGCTGCAGCCATGATGGCAGTTCGTGTACTACTG GACCACGAGGTTCCAGAGGACAAGATCTTCCTGCTGTCTCTGCTTATGGCGGAACTGGGAGTGCACTCTGTGGCTTATGCTTTCCCCAATGTACGTATCCTAACCACAGCGGTGGACAAGAAAGTCaacaacatgtttcggatcatcCCTGGGATTG GTAATTTTGGGGATCGGTATTTTGGGACAGACGCCCCAGCAGACTGGAGTGATGAGGACGATCCTGTCTGA